The Larus michahellis chromosome 12, bLarMic1.1, whole genome shotgun sequence genome contains a region encoding:
- the TTI1 gene encoding TELO2-interacting protein 1 homolog isoform X1, with amino-acid sequence MRSPPNHCRGRTRVAGGRDFSHTAPTRRVSPCSFCRADGPGSPSRHFRHVAAPLREQVGAPVLRGCPGPGPEREPARSPAAGLCRPAQRCPRRRRPLSPSMAVFDTPQEAFGALRPVCVQLTRVQTPENVARLQAHLAAVGASALQELQEYVLFPLRFALKVPGPKQERLVQSVVQCISSVLAATCVKKQELLQELFSELCTCLSPPSGSSKPTSLSEELKLAVIQALHTLMHSAYGDVILSLYQPSTLPLLGFAVSLLLGLAEQEKAKQIKLSALKCLQVLVLQCDCQEHRHLDEDEAQQCGDLFASFLPGISITLSRVITGDIKQGHKPTVSAIRLFYLIVGLVMADAQLARVPKNKEKLSVEQSRISELMVHRGPDWRKSTAEKLSLLLHKMVEFSSVHPHWKVRLELVELVHHLLRNCGQSLVDSFSHLLKALVGLVNDENSEVQSRCNEVLQGIAEQRIIAQNRALADVLSENLHSLATALPRLMNSQDDTGKVSTLSLLLGYLKLLGPKINIVLNSVSHLHRLSKALMQVLELDVTDVKIVEDRRWGCENAYGPSGSLQHGVQKSRCQKKYFRFFTEEKVFQLLQQVCRVLGYYGNLYLLVDHFMGLYSESGMYRKQAAMVLNELVAGAAGVGVDVLQEREVSLNMDDLKGSIVSILDEYTDQANWYLITSIDTEEISHEHSVQRSGLTACPGGACSSVLLPSLEPHITTRTMNSNIWQICIQLEGVGCFAAVLGKEFRLLLLSALYPVLEKAGDKTLLISETALGTLVDICEACSYDSVQCLINENSDYLVNGISLNLRQLAHQPHASQVLDTMLRHSDASLLPLVEDVIQDVLSTLDQSYNNQASTFLRVLHSVMTALVQWFGSSCGEEHQQRQTAEWQSRTLSQGQQVVTSQEVERFFLDYVRQKQIAEGNLPDTEVEETDEVPPLAKPEPNNSDTDGETPLPSHAQLAKDVMERCIHLLSDGNLRVRLKVLDVLELCVTVLHPHGNHLLPMAHRVWPALVTRLISDDPLAVLRAFKVLCTLAQKCGDFLRQRFSKDVLPKLTSSLLSQAPASARAGPVYNHTLAFKLQLAVLQGLGSLCERLDMGESDLNKVADACLIYLSAKQPMKLQEAAQSVFLHLMQVDPDSTWLLLNELCCPHQYEPPHTSLRPVKLRGMGRQRNEFTDNVLLLLERLQQQESVTPRAVTQEVSPP; translated from the exons ATGCGCAGCCCGCCGAACCACTGCCGGGGACGCACGCGCGTTGCGGGCGGGCGGGACTTTTCTCACACCGCTCCCACCCGCCGCGTTTCGCCGTGTTCTTTTTGTCGCGCTGACGGCCCCGGATCTCCCTCGCGTCACTTCCGGCACGTGGCCGCCCCTCTACGGGAGCAGGTAGGCGCCCCGGTCCTCAGGGGCTGCCCCGGGCCTGGCCCCGAGCGGGAGCCCGCGAGGTCGCCGGCTGCGGGCCTCTGCCGCCCGGCCcagcgctgcccccgccgccggcgccccCTCAGCCCGAGCATGGCCGTCTTCGACACCCCCCAGGAGGCCTTCGGGGCCCTGCGCCCCGTCTGTGTCCAGCTGACGAGGGTGCAGACCCCGGAGAACGTGGCTCGGCTGCAGGCCCACCTGGCAGCCGTCGGTGCCTCGgccctgcaggagctgcaggagtaTGTCCTCTTCCCCCTGCGCTTCGCCCTGAAGGTGCCGGGGCCCAAGCAGGAGCGGCTGGTGCAGAGCGTGGTGCAGTGCATCTCCTCCGTCCTGGCAGCAACGTGCGTGAAGAAGCAGGAGCTCCTGCAGGAGCTTTTTTCCGAGCTCTGTACGTGCCTCTCTCCCCCTTCTGGCTCAAGTAAACCCACCTCGCTGTCAGAGGAGTTGAAGCTGGCTGTAATCCAGGCACTCCACACCCTGATGCATTCGGCTTATGGGGATGTTATCTTGTCTCTGTATCAACCTTCCACCCTTCCTCTCTTAGGATTTGCTGTATCTTTGCTTCTGGGCCTAgcagagcaagaaaaagcaaagcaaattaagCTCTCTGCTTTGAAGTGCTTACAGGTCCTAGTTCTGCAGTGTGACTGCCAGGAGCATCGACACCTAGATGAAGACGAGGCACAGCAATGTGGggatttgtttgcttcttttctgcCTGGGATTTCCATTACGCTGTCTCGGGTTATTACTGGAGACATCAAACAAGGTCACAAACCCACTGTTTCTGCCATCAGACTCTTTTATCTGATTGTTGGCTTGGTAATGGCTGATGCACAGCTAGCCAGAGTcccaaagaataaagaaaagctgtCAGTGGAACAAAGCAGAATATCAGAACTAATGGTCCACCGAGGACCTGACTGGAGGAAAAGTACTGCCGAAAaactctctctcctcctgcatAAAATGGTAGAATTTTCTTCGGTTCACCCCCACTGGAAAGTGAGACTGGAGCTGGTGGAACTGGTCCACCACTTACTGAGGAACTGCGGTCAGTCGCTGGTGGACTCGTTCAGTCATCTTTTAAAGGCTTTGGTTGGGCTGGTGAACGATGAAAACAGCGAGGTGCAAAGCAGGTGTAATGAGGTTCTGCAAGGCATTGCAGAGCAGAGGATCATAGCACAGAACAGGGCTCTTGCTGATGTCCTGTCTGAGAACCTCCATTCCCTTGCCACAGCTCTTCCTCGCCTCATGAACTCTCAGGATGACACGGGCAAGGTTTCCACTTTGAGCCTGTTGCTCGGCTATTTGAAGCTACTGGGCCCCAAGATTAACATTGTCCTCAACTCTGTATCCCACCTCCACCGTCTGTCCAAAGCGCTGATGCAAGTTCTGGAGTTGGACGTGACAGATGTGAAGATAGTGGAGGACAGACGCTGGGGCTGCGAGAACGCATACGGACCTTCGGGCTCCTTGCAGCATGGTGTGCAAAAAAGCAGGTGTCAGAAGAAATACTTCCGTTTCTTCACAGAGGAGAAAgttttccagctccttcagcaagTTTGTCGTGTTCTTGGCTACTACGGAAACCTCTATTTGCTTGTGGACCATTTCATGGGGTTGTACAGCGAATCTGGCATGTACCGAAAGCAGGCAGCGATGGTCCTCAATGAGCTGgttgcaggagctgctggagttGGAGTGGATGTCCTTCAGGAAAGGGAAGTTTCGCTGAACatggatgatctcaaaggttccATAGTGTCCATTCTCGATGAGTACACAGACCAGGCGAACTGGTATTTGATCACTAGCATTGATACAGAAGAAATCAGCCATGAGCACTCTGTGCAACGTTCAGGACTTACTGCCTGTCCAGGAGGCGCGTGCAGCAGCGTTCTCCTGCCATCCCTAGAGCCGCACATAACGACCCGCACCATGAACAGCAACATCTGGCAGATCTGCATCCAGCTGGAAGGTGTCGGCTGCTTCGCTGCAGTCCTCGGGAAGGAGTTCCGGTTGCTTCTGCTGTCAGCTCTCTACCCTGTGTTGGAGAAGGCTGGTGACAAGACTCTGCTCATCAGCGAGACGGCACTGGGGACGCTGGTAGACATATGCGAGGCCTGCAGTTATGACTCTGTGCAGTGTTTGATTAATGAGAATTCTGACTATCTGGTGAATGGGATTTCCCTGAATTTGCGCCAGCTGGCACACCAGCCACATGCTTCCCAGGTCCTGGACACTATGCTGAGGCATTCAGATGCCAGCTTGCTGCCACTGGTAGAAGATGTTATCCAAGATGTCCTGTCTACACTGGATCAGTCTTACAATAACCAGGCTTCCACTTTCCTCAGGGTCCTCCACTCAGTAATGACAGCTTTAG TCCAGTGGTTTGGATCGTCCTGCGGTGAGGAGCACCAACAAAGGCAGACTGCCGAGTGGCAGAGCAGGACTTTGTCCCAGGGGCAGCAGGTGGTGACAAGCCAAGAAGTGGAACGATTCTTTCTTGACTATGTCAGACAGAAGCAGATCGCAGAGGGCAATCTTCCTGACACAGAGGTTGAGGAGACAG ATGAGGTTCCTCCCCTTGCTAAGCCAGAGCCAAACAACTCTGACACAGACGGAGAAACTCCACTGCCAAGCCATGCTCAACTGGCCAAAGATGTGATGGAGAGGTGCATCCACTTGCTGTCTGACGGGAACCTCCGAGTGCGGCTGAAG GTCCTGGATGTGCTGGAGCTCTGTGTAACTGTGCTGCATCCTCACGGAAACCATCTGCTTCCCATGGCTCATCGTGTCTGGCCAGCTCTCGTCACCCGGCTGATTAGTGATGACCCTCTGGCAGTGCTCAGAGCCTTCAAG GTGCTGTGTACCCTGGCTCAAAAGTGTGGGGACTTTCTGCGGCAGAGATTCTCCAAAGATGTCCTGCCTAAGCTGACCAGTTCCCTCCTCAGCCAAGCCCCAGCAAGTGCCAGAGCCGGGCCTGTGTACAACCACACACTTGCCTTCAAGTTGCAGCTGGCTGTGTTGCAGGGACTGGGCTCTCTGTGCGAGAGGTTGGACATGG GTGAGAGTGACCTGAATAAAGTGGCAGATGCCTGCTTGATTTACCTCAGTGCCAAGCAACCCATGAAATTGCAAGAAGCTGCCCAGAG TGTTTTCCTCCACTTAATGCAAGTGGACCCTGACAGCACCTGGCTCCTCCTGAACGAGCTCTGCTGCCCTCACCAGTACGAGCCCCCCCACACCAGCCTGCGGCCTGTGAAGCTTCGTGGGATGGGGAGGCAGCGGAACGAGTTCACCGACAAcgtgctgctcctgctggagaggctgcagcagcaggagagcgtGACACCACGGGCCGTCACCCAAGAGGTATCTCCTCCTTGA
- the TTI1 gene encoding TELO2-interacting protein 1 homolog isoform X2 yields MRSPPNHCRGRTRVAGGRDFSHTAPTRRVSPCSFCRADGPGSPSRHFRHVAAPLREQVGAPVLRGCPGPGPEREPARSPAAGLCRPAQRCPRRRRPLSPSMAVFDTPQEAFGALRPVCVQLTRVQTPENVARLQAHLAAVGASALQELQEYVLFPLRFALKVPGPKQERLVQSVVQCISSVLAATCVKKQELLQELFSELCTCLSPPSGSSKPTSLSEELKLAVIQALHTLMHSAYGDVILSLYQPSTLPLLGFAVSLLLGLAEQEKAKQIKLSALKCLQVLVLQCDCQEHRHLDEDEAQQCGDLFASFLPGISITLSRVITGDIKQGHKPTVSAIRLFYLIVGLVMADAQLARVPKNKEKLSVEQSRISELMVHRGPDWRKSTAEKLSLLLHKMVEFSSVHPHWKVRLELVELVHHLLRNCGQSLVDSFSHLLKALVGLVNDENSEVQSRCNEVLQGIAEQRIIAQNRALADVLSENLHSLATALPRLMNSQDDTGKVSTLSLLLGYLKLLGPKINIVLNSVSHLHRLSKALMQVLELDVTDVKIVEDRRWGCENAYGPSGSLQHGVQKSRCQKKYFRFFTEEKVFQLLQQVCRVLGYYGNLYLLVDHFMGLYSESGMYRKQAAMVLNELVAGAAGVGVDVLQEREVSLNMDDLKGSIVSILDEYTDQANWYLITSIDTEEISHEHSVQRSGLTACPGGACSSVLLPSLEPHITTRTMNSNIWQICIQLEGVGCFAAVLGKEFRLLLLSALYPVLEKAGDKTLLISETALGTLVDICEACSYDSVQCLINENSDYLVNGISLNLRQLAHQPHASQVLDTMLRHSDASLLPLVEDVIQDVLSTLDQSYNNQASTFLRVLHSVMTALVQWFGSSCGEEHQQRQTAEWQSRTLSQGQQVVTSQEVERFFLDYVRQKQIAEGNLPDTEVEETDEVPPLAKPEPNNSDTDGETPLPSHAQLAKDVMERCIHLLSDGNLRVRLKVLDVLELCVTVLHPHGNHLLPMAHRVWPALVTRLISDDPLAVLRAFKVLCTLAQKCGDFLRQRFSKDVLPKLTSSLLSQAPASARAGPVYNHTLAFKLQLAVLQGLGSLCERLDMVFSST; encoded by the exons ATGCGCAGCCCGCCGAACCACTGCCGGGGACGCACGCGCGTTGCGGGCGGGCGGGACTTTTCTCACACCGCTCCCACCCGCCGCGTTTCGCCGTGTTCTTTTTGTCGCGCTGACGGCCCCGGATCTCCCTCGCGTCACTTCCGGCACGTGGCCGCCCCTCTACGGGAGCAGGTAGGCGCCCCGGTCCTCAGGGGCTGCCCCGGGCCTGGCCCCGAGCGGGAGCCCGCGAGGTCGCCGGCTGCGGGCCTCTGCCGCCCGGCCcagcgctgcccccgccgccggcgccccCTCAGCCCGAGCATGGCCGTCTTCGACACCCCCCAGGAGGCCTTCGGGGCCCTGCGCCCCGTCTGTGTCCAGCTGACGAGGGTGCAGACCCCGGAGAACGTGGCTCGGCTGCAGGCCCACCTGGCAGCCGTCGGTGCCTCGgccctgcaggagctgcaggagtaTGTCCTCTTCCCCCTGCGCTTCGCCCTGAAGGTGCCGGGGCCCAAGCAGGAGCGGCTGGTGCAGAGCGTGGTGCAGTGCATCTCCTCCGTCCTGGCAGCAACGTGCGTGAAGAAGCAGGAGCTCCTGCAGGAGCTTTTTTCCGAGCTCTGTACGTGCCTCTCTCCCCCTTCTGGCTCAAGTAAACCCACCTCGCTGTCAGAGGAGTTGAAGCTGGCTGTAATCCAGGCACTCCACACCCTGATGCATTCGGCTTATGGGGATGTTATCTTGTCTCTGTATCAACCTTCCACCCTTCCTCTCTTAGGATTTGCTGTATCTTTGCTTCTGGGCCTAgcagagcaagaaaaagcaaagcaaattaagCTCTCTGCTTTGAAGTGCTTACAGGTCCTAGTTCTGCAGTGTGACTGCCAGGAGCATCGACACCTAGATGAAGACGAGGCACAGCAATGTGGggatttgtttgcttcttttctgcCTGGGATTTCCATTACGCTGTCTCGGGTTATTACTGGAGACATCAAACAAGGTCACAAACCCACTGTTTCTGCCATCAGACTCTTTTATCTGATTGTTGGCTTGGTAATGGCTGATGCACAGCTAGCCAGAGTcccaaagaataaagaaaagctgtCAGTGGAACAAAGCAGAATATCAGAACTAATGGTCCACCGAGGACCTGACTGGAGGAAAAGTACTGCCGAAAaactctctctcctcctgcatAAAATGGTAGAATTTTCTTCGGTTCACCCCCACTGGAAAGTGAGACTGGAGCTGGTGGAACTGGTCCACCACTTACTGAGGAACTGCGGTCAGTCGCTGGTGGACTCGTTCAGTCATCTTTTAAAGGCTTTGGTTGGGCTGGTGAACGATGAAAACAGCGAGGTGCAAAGCAGGTGTAATGAGGTTCTGCAAGGCATTGCAGAGCAGAGGATCATAGCACAGAACAGGGCTCTTGCTGATGTCCTGTCTGAGAACCTCCATTCCCTTGCCACAGCTCTTCCTCGCCTCATGAACTCTCAGGATGACACGGGCAAGGTTTCCACTTTGAGCCTGTTGCTCGGCTATTTGAAGCTACTGGGCCCCAAGATTAACATTGTCCTCAACTCTGTATCCCACCTCCACCGTCTGTCCAAAGCGCTGATGCAAGTTCTGGAGTTGGACGTGACAGATGTGAAGATAGTGGAGGACAGACGCTGGGGCTGCGAGAACGCATACGGACCTTCGGGCTCCTTGCAGCATGGTGTGCAAAAAAGCAGGTGTCAGAAGAAATACTTCCGTTTCTTCACAGAGGAGAAAgttttccagctccttcagcaagTTTGTCGTGTTCTTGGCTACTACGGAAACCTCTATTTGCTTGTGGACCATTTCATGGGGTTGTACAGCGAATCTGGCATGTACCGAAAGCAGGCAGCGATGGTCCTCAATGAGCTGgttgcaggagctgctggagttGGAGTGGATGTCCTTCAGGAAAGGGAAGTTTCGCTGAACatggatgatctcaaaggttccATAGTGTCCATTCTCGATGAGTACACAGACCAGGCGAACTGGTATTTGATCACTAGCATTGATACAGAAGAAATCAGCCATGAGCACTCTGTGCAACGTTCAGGACTTACTGCCTGTCCAGGAGGCGCGTGCAGCAGCGTTCTCCTGCCATCCCTAGAGCCGCACATAACGACCCGCACCATGAACAGCAACATCTGGCAGATCTGCATCCAGCTGGAAGGTGTCGGCTGCTTCGCTGCAGTCCTCGGGAAGGAGTTCCGGTTGCTTCTGCTGTCAGCTCTCTACCCTGTGTTGGAGAAGGCTGGTGACAAGACTCTGCTCATCAGCGAGACGGCACTGGGGACGCTGGTAGACATATGCGAGGCCTGCAGTTATGACTCTGTGCAGTGTTTGATTAATGAGAATTCTGACTATCTGGTGAATGGGATTTCCCTGAATTTGCGCCAGCTGGCACACCAGCCACATGCTTCCCAGGTCCTGGACACTATGCTGAGGCATTCAGATGCCAGCTTGCTGCCACTGGTAGAAGATGTTATCCAAGATGTCCTGTCTACACTGGATCAGTCTTACAATAACCAGGCTTCCACTTTCCTCAGGGTCCTCCACTCAGTAATGACAGCTTTAG TCCAGTGGTTTGGATCGTCCTGCGGTGAGGAGCACCAACAAAGGCAGACTGCCGAGTGGCAGAGCAGGACTTTGTCCCAGGGGCAGCAGGTGGTGACAAGCCAAGAAGTGGAACGATTCTTTCTTGACTATGTCAGACAGAAGCAGATCGCAGAGGGCAATCTTCCTGACACAGAGGTTGAGGAGACAG ATGAGGTTCCTCCCCTTGCTAAGCCAGAGCCAAACAACTCTGACACAGACGGAGAAACTCCACTGCCAAGCCATGCTCAACTGGCCAAAGATGTGATGGAGAGGTGCATCCACTTGCTGTCTGACGGGAACCTCCGAGTGCGGCTGAAG GTCCTGGATGTGCTGGAGCTCTGTGTAACTGTGCTGCATCCTCACGGAAACCATCTGCTTCCCATGGCTCATCGTGTCTGGCCAGCTCTCGTCACCCGGCTGATTAGTGATGACCCTCTGGCAGTGCTCAGAGCCTTCAAG GTGCTGTGTACCCTGGCTCAAAAGTGTGGGGACTTTCTGCGGCAGAGATTCTCCAAAGATGTCCTGCCTAAGCTGACCAGTTCCCTCCTCAGCCAAGCCCCAGCAAGTGCCAGAGCCGGGCCTGTGTACAACCACACACTTGCCTTCAAGTTGCAGCTGGCTGTGTTGCAGGGACTGGGCTCTCTGTGCGAGAGGTTGGACATGG TGTTTTCCTCCACTTAA